A section of the Pithys albifrons albifrons isolate INPA30051 chromosome 4, PitAlb_v1, whole genome shotgun sequence genome encodes:
- the ABRA gene encoding actin-binding Rho-activating protein, with the protein MAADSNMAPEEKPSTAPVKRAVHKIRMASQVFSLARGWQQWASDHHVKQEQEPSGWAPAAEDSSAQPVQESSFKKWQIPPVNRDQEKDAEKSSTKEPVTIRDVEKKSRESEEALKMFNIKSKEVTKTVVSKAYERGGDVSLLSERYENNNSSSEMTKLKEESSAIDKILSGKLSPTIRRKCSTVVSDLTKGWEHMEQEDKEGAKKGLLLKCREDSLDAQDSGYGEAEEKLEQEDSDREVTAVRIKRPVPSPASRLSEDARINSRRKHSAVHSLKDRWQEWADQHIITQKLNPFSEEFDHELAMSMRLQKGDEGYGHPKEGTKTAERAKRAEAHIHREIRDMCFIIESMAKPRPDGRIQVTFGELFERYVRISDKVVGILMRARKHGLVDFEGEMLWQGRDDNVIITLLK; encoded by the exons ATGGCAGCAGACAGCAACATGGCTCCTGAAGAAAAGCCGAGCACTGCTCCTGTGAAAAGGGCTGTTCACAAGATCCGAATGGCCAGCCAAGTCTTCAGCTTGGCGCGAGGCTGGCAACAGTGGGCATCTGACCACCATGTAAAACAAGAGCAAGAGCCCTCTGGATGGGCCCCCGCTGCAGAAGACTCATCAGCTCAGCCTGTACAAGAAAGTTCCTTCAAAAAATGGCAAATTCCACCTGTCAACAGGGACCAAGaaaaagatgctgaaaaatCCTCAACAAAAGAACCAGTGACAATAAGAgatgttgaaaaaaaatcaagggaaTCAGAAGAAGCCCTCAAAATGTTCAACATTAAAAGCAAAGAGGTGACCAAAACTGTTGTCAGCAAAGCATATGAACGAGGAGGCGACGTCAGCCTTCTCAGTGAAAGATATGAGAATAACAACAGCAGCTCAGAGATGACCAAGCTCAAAGAAGAATCAAGTGCTATTGACAAAATTCTTAGTGGCAAATTATCTCCAACCATAAGGAGAAAGTGTTCAACTGTGGTATCAGATCTGACCAAGGGCTGGGAACATATGGAACAAGAGGACAAAGAAGGGGCTAAGAAAGGACTGCTACTTAAGTGTCGTGAGGACAGTCTGGATGCCCAGGACAGTGGCTACggggaagcagaagaaaaactcGAGCAGGAAGACAGTGACCGAGAGGTGACGGCAGTGAGGATTAAACGTCCAGTGCCATCTCC CGCAAGCAGGCTGAGCGAGGACGCTCGCATCAACTCCCGCAGGAAGCACAGCGCTGTCCACAGCCTCAAGGACAGGTGGCAGGAATGGGCCGACCAGCACATCATCACACAGAAACTAAATCCCTTCAGCGAGGAATTTGACCACGAGCTGGCCATGTCCATGCGCCTGCAGAAAGGAGATGAAGGATATGGCCATCCAAAGGAAGGAACCAAAACCGCCGAAAGAGCCAAGAGAGCCGAGGCCCATATCCATCGGGAGATCAGGGACATGTGCTTCATCATTGAATCAATGGCTAAGCCACGGCCCGATGGCAGGATCCAAGTTACTTTTGGGGAACTCTTCGAGAGATATGTTCGTATTTCAGATAAGGTTGTTGGGATTCTGATGAGAGCCAGAAAACATGGGCTGGTGGACTTTGAGGGAGAAATGTTATGGCAAGGAAGGGATGATAATGTCATAATTACTTTATTAAAATAA